A genomic region of Kribbella sp. NBC_00382 contains the following coding sequences:
- a CDS encoding DUF4234 domain-containing protein: MKSRNPVGVWLGLPLITLGIYHLVWYYKIHAEMAQLDRRRVVPVAGPMLVLLLLSWTFVAPLVSYFNTGKRIANSQRSAGIPVTCSPGVGLLLMFVFGLGILYYQSELNKVTASYGATPVGAQVDLYA; the protein is encoded by the coding sequence ATGAAGAGCCGCAATCCTGTCGGGGTATGGCTCGGTCTGCCGTTGATCACGCTCGGCATCTACCACCTCGTCTGGTACTACAAGATCCACGCCGAGATGGCGCAACTCGACCGCCGCCGGGTCGTCCCGGTGGCCGGCCCGATGCTGGTCCTGCTGCTGCTCAGCTGGACGTTCGTCGCGCCGCTCGTTTCGTACTTCAACACAGGCAAGCGGATCGCCAACAGCCAGCGGTCGGCCGGCATCCCGGTCACCTGCAGCCCCGGCGTCGGCCTGCTGCTGATGTTCGTCTTCGGCCTCGGAATCCTGTACTACCAGTCGGAACTGAACAAGGTCACCGCCTCGTACGGCGCAACGCCGGTCGGCGCGCAGGTGGATCTGTACGCGTAG
- a CDS encoding DUF4191 domain-containing protein — protein MAKNDAPEEKTGRLQQIRSAYQLTKKSDPRIGLILAGIFLAVVAVFVVLGLLVGPLMVWIPLGVALGFLAATIIFGRRVEKAAYSQIEGQAGAAASALQTLRRGWNVTPAVAVTKNADIVHRVVGRPGIVLVGEGQASRVKNLLAAEGKKHQRVAGGAPVTQIVAGKGEGEIDIRKLTKHVMKLPQALQPSEITDLLQRLKALDAVRPQVPMPKGPMPSSMKGARQAMKGR, from the coding sequence ATGGCCAAGAACGACGCACCCGAAGAGAAGACCGGCCGGCTCCAGCAGATCAGGTCGGCGTACCAGCTGACCAAGAAGTCCGACCCACGGATCGGGCTGATCCTGGCCGGGATCTTCCTGGCCGTCGTCGCGGTGTTCGTCGTGCTCGGCCTCCTGGTCGGCCCGCTGATGGTCTGGATCCCGCTGGGCGTCGCGCTCGGCTTCCTGGCCGCGACCATCATCTTCGGTCGCCGGGTCGAGAAGGCGGCGTACAGCCAGATCGAGGGCCAGGCGGGTGCGGCCGCCTCGGCGCTGCAGACGCTGCGCCGCGGCTGGAACGTGACGCCGGCCGTCGCGGTCACCAAGAACGCCGACATCGTGCACCGGGTGGTCGGCCGGCCGGGCATCGTGCTGGTCGGCGAGGGCCAGGCGAGCCGGGTGAAGAACCTGCTCGCCGCCGAGGGCAAGAAGCACCAACGGGTCGCCGGTGGCGCTCCGGTGACCCAGATCGTCGCGGGCAAGGGCGAGGGCGAGATCGACATCCGCAAGCTGACCAAGCACGTGATGAAGCTCCCGCAGGCGCTCCAGCCGTCCGAGATCACCGACCTGCTGCAGCGGCTGAAGGCGCTCGACGCCGTCCGCCCGCAGGTACCGATGCCCAAGGGCCCGATGCCGAGCAGCATGAAGGGCGCCCGGCAGGCCATGAAAGGGCGCTGA
- a CDS encoding cyclopropane-fatty-acyl-phospholipid synthase family protein: MTDLFTAVHEPAVETWPSLAAPRSNPVRRAGAHAALRFIARDLPATITLDNRSYGMGGPAMQVHRTGPFLDRLGHDAGSGFGEAYLAGDWDPEPGTDLADLLLPFAQRFSSEQDRHLLPKWAGSLRWLVTRSQPGDQENDRAGARENISRHYDLSNAMFSEFLDPSLTYSAALFDQQPESDLATASYDELSNAQLRKLDAILDAAGVVSGSRVLDIGCGWASLAIRAAQRGAWVTAITIASQQALLAQRRIADAGVSDRVQVALRDYRDQIGVFDAVLSVEMIEAVGEKYWPVYFDAIERRLAPGGKAVIQAIVMPHDRMLATRNTFTWVQKYIFPGGLIPSVDVIEQVTAQHTGLQTEVLRHMGLDYARTLRIWRNRFIEHWPAIADLGFDATFRRMWEFYLAYSEAGFRAGYLDDVQILLTKRFG, translated from the coding sequence ATGACCGATCTATTCACCGCGGTGCACGAGCCGGCGGTGGAGACGTGGCCGTCCCTGGCGGCCCCGCGCTCCAATCCGGTACGCCGGGCCGGCGCGCACGCCGCCTTGCGCTTCATCGCGCGGGATCTGCCTGCCACCATCACGCTCGACAACCGCAGCTACGGCATGGGCGGTCCGGCGATGCAGGTGCACCGGACCGGCCCGTTCCTCGACCGGCTCGGGCACGACGCGGGCTCCGGCTTCGGCGAGGCATACCTGGCCGGTGACTGGGACCCGGAGCCGGGCACCGACCTGGCCGACCTGCTGCTGCCGTTCGCGCAGCGGTTCAGCTCCGAGCAGGACCGCCATCTGCTACCGAAGTGGGCCGGGTCGCTGCGCTGGCTGGTGACCCGGTCACAGCCTGGTGACCAGGAGAACGACCGGGCCGGCGCACGGGAGAACATCAGCCGCCACTACGACCTGAGCAACGCGATGTTCTCCGAGTTCCTGGATCCGTCGCTGACGTACTCGGCAGCGCTGTTCGACCAGCAACCCGAGTCGGACCTGGCGACGGCGTCGTACGACGAACTCTCCAACGCACAGCTGCGCAAGCTCGACGCGATCCTTGACGCGGCCGGCGTGGTTTCCGGCTCGCGAGTGCTCGACATCGGCTGCGGCTGGGCGAGCCTGGCGATCCGTGCCGCGCAGCGTGGCGCTTGGGTGACGGCCATCACGATCGCGTCGCAGCAGGCGTTGCTCGCGCAGCGCCGGATCGCCGACGCGGGGGTGAGTGATCGCGTCCAGGTCGCGCTGCGTGACTATCGCGACCAGATCGGGGTCTTCGACGCGGTCCTCAGCGTGGAGATGATCGAGGCGGTCGGCGAGAAGTACTGGCCGGTGTACTTCGATGCGATCGAGCGACGGCTCGCGCCCGGCGGCAAGGCCGTCATCCAGGCGATCGTGATGCCGCACGACCGGATGCTCGCCACCCGGAACACGTTCACCTGGGTCCAGAAGTACATCTTCCCGGGCGGCCTGATCCCGTCGGTCGACGTGATCGAGCAGGTCACCGCGCAACACACCGGCCTGCAGACCGAAGTACTCCGGCACATGGGCCTCGACTACGCCCGCACGCTCCGGATCTGGCGCAACCGCTTCATCGAACACTGGCCGGCCATCGCCGACCTCGGCTTCGACGCGACCTTCCGCCGGATGTGGGAGTTCTACCTCGCGTACTCCGAAGCAGGCTTCCGCGCCGGGTACCTCGACGACGTACAGATCCTGCTCACCAAGCGGTTCGGCTAG
- a CDS encoding LLM class flavin-dependent oxidoreductase, producing the protein MSLETLWYIPNQVEPGHRGDDAVRDHNSLDRLTELAELTEQHGWGGALLGTGWGRPDTLTVGTALAARTKSFQPLVAIRPGYWQPAHFASAASTLDQLSGGRLLVNIVSGQDNLAAYGDSEGDQAQRYGRTREFLQLVRRLWTEEDVTFTGEHFSVTGSTVATRPVVREGRPHPRLYFGGASPAAERVAATDADVQLFWGEPLDGIAERIDRLKGLTAELGREHAPLEFGLRITTLVRDTTDQAWADAEAKVAKMAESSTYRDERRFKAVGQQRLLELADRGEVLDDILYTAPGKYGGGGAGTTWLVGSAQDVAKAIRKYQDLGITHFILSDTPYREEIIRIGDQLLPLLAS; encoded by the coding sequence ATGAGCCTCGAAACCCTGTGGTACATCCCGAATCAGGTCGAGCCCGGGCATCGTGGTGACGATGCGGTGCGGGATCACAACAGCTTGGATCGGTTGACCGAGCTGGCTGAGCTCACCGAGCAGCATGGGTGGGGTGGGGCGTTGCTTGGTACCGGATGGGGGCGGCCTGACACGTTGACGGTCGGGACCGCGCTGGCTGCTCGGACGAAGAGTTTTCAGCCGTTGGTGGCGATTCGGCCGGGGTATTGGCAGCCGGCGCATTTTGCGTCCGCGGCGTCGACGCTGGATCAGTTGTCGGGTGGGCGGTTGCTGGTCAACATCGTGTCGGGGCAGGACAACCTGGCGGCGTACGGGGACAGCGAGGGCGACCAGGCGCAGCGGTACGGGCGTACGCGCGAATTCCTGCAGCTCGTGCGGCGGCTGTGGACCGAGGAGGACGTCACCTTCACCGGCGAGCACTTCTCCGTCACCGGATCGACCGTCGCAACGCGCCCGGTCGTCCGCGAGGGCCGACCGCATCCTCGCCTGTACTTCGGTGGCGCATCCCCCGCCGCCGAGCGCGTCGCCGCCACCGATGCCGACGTACAACTCTTCTGGGGCGAGCCGTTGGACGGTATCGCCGAACGCATCGACCGGCTGAAGGGGCTGACCGCCGAGCTGGGCCGGGAGCACGCGCCGCTCGAATTCGGCCTGCGCATCACCACGTTGGTCCGCGACACCACCGACCAGGCCTGGGCCGACGCCGAGGCCAAGGTCGCCAAGATGGCCGAGTCCAGCACCTACCGCGACGAACGCCGCTTCAAGGCAGTGGGCCAGCAACGCCTACTCGAACTGGCCGACCGCGGCGAGGTCCTCGACGACATCCTCTATACCGCCCCCGGCAAGTACGGCGGCGGAGGCGCCGGCACCACCTGGCTGGTCGGCTCCGCCCAGGACGTCGCCAAGGCCATCCGCAAGTACCAGGACCTCGGCATCACCCACTTCATCCTCAGCGACACCCCCTACCGCGAAGAAATCATCCGCATCGGCGACCAGCTACTCCCCTTGCTGGCCAGCTGA
- the glnA gene encoding type I glutamate--ammonia ligase, giving the protein MFSSAEELLAYVKDEGVVFIDVRFCDLPGIMQHFTVPVGSFGPEVFEDGLQFDGSSIRGFQQIHESDMSLLPDPTTAYLDPFRADKTLIINFFVHDPLTGEAYSRDPRNIARKAQEYLKSTGIADTAFFAPEAEFYVFDDVRFETKQNESYYHIDSVAGAWNTGRVEEGGNRGYKVRYKGGYFPAPPVDHFADLRNDITKHLELSGLTVERAHHEVGTAGQAEINYRFDTLLTAADDLMKFKYIVKNTAWEAGKTATFMPKPIFGDNGSGMHCHQSLWSNGDPLFYDESGYGGLSDMARWYIGGILKHAPSLLAFTNPTVNSYHRLVPGFEAPVNLVYSQRNRSACIRIPITGSNPKAKRIEFRCPDPSSNPYLAFSAQLLAGLDGIRNKIEPADPIDKDLYELPPEEHASVNQVPTSLPAVIDSLEADHEFLLEGDVFTGDLIETWIDFKRENEIAPIALRPHPHEFELYYDV; this is encoded by the coding sequence ATGTTTTCCAGCGCTGAGGAGCTGCTCGCCTACGTCAAGGACGAGGGCGTCGTGTTCATCGATGTCCGGTTCTGTGACCTGCCGGGCATCATGCAGCACTTCACCGTCCCGGTCGGGTCCTTCGGTCCGGAGGTCTTCGAAGACGGCCTCCAGTTCGACGGTTCGTCGATCCGGGGCTTCCAGCAGATCCACGAGTCGGACATGTCCCTGCTGCCCGACCCGACGACGGCGTATCTCGACCCGTTCCGTGCGGACAAGACGCTCATCATCAACTTCTTCGTCCACGACCCGCTGACGGGCGAGGCGTACAGCCGCGACCCGCGGAACATCGCCCGCAAGGCGCAGGAGTACCTGAAGTCGACCGGCATCGCCGACACCGCCTTCTTCGCGCCCGAGGCCGAGTTCTACGTCTTCGACGACGTGCGGTTCGAGACCAAGCAGAACGAGAGCTACTACCACATCGACTCCGTCGCCGGCGCCTGGAACACCGGCCGGGTCGAAGAGGGTGGTAACCGCGGCTACAAGGTGCGGTACAAGGGCGGGTACTTCCCCGCGCCGCCGGTCGACCACTTCGCCGACCTGCGCAACGACATCACCAAGCACCTCGAGCTCAGCGGGCTGACCGTCGAGCGGGCCCACCACGAGGTCGGCACCGCGGGCCAGGCGGAGATCAACTACCGCTTCGACACGCTGCTCACCGCGGCCGACGACCTGATGAAGTTCAAGTACATCGTCAAGAACACCGCCTGGGAGGCCGGCAAGACCGCGACCTTCATGCCGAAGCCGATCTTCGGTGACAACGGCTCGGGCATGCACTGCCACCAGTCGCTGTGGAGCAACGGCGACCCGCTGTTCTACGACGAGTCCGGCTACGGCGGCCTGTCCGACATGGCCCGCTGGTACATCGGCGGCATCCTCAAGCACGCCCCGTCGCTGCTCGCCTTCACCAACCCGACGGTGAACTCGTACCACCGCCTGGTGCCGGGCTTCGAGGCGCCGGTCAACCTGGTGTACTCGCAGCGCAACCGCTCGGCCTGCATCCGGATCCCGATCACCGGGTCCAACCCGAAGGCCAAGCGGATCGAGTTCCGCTGCCCCGACCCGTCCTCCAACCCGTACCTGGCCTTCTCGGCCCAGCTGCTGGCCGGCCTGGACGGCATCCGCAACAAGATCGAGCCCGCGGACCCGATCGACAAGGACCTGTACGAGCTGCCGCCGGAGGAGCACGCGTCGGTCAACCAGGTCCCCACCTCACTGCCGGCCGTGATCGACTCCCTCGAGGCCGACCACGAGTTCCTGCTCGAGGGTGACGTCTTCACCGGGGACCTGATCGAGACCTGGATCGACTTCAAGCGCGAGAACGAGATCGCCCCGATCGCCCTCCGCCCCCACCCGCACGAGTTCGAGCTCTACTACGACGTCTGA
- a CDS encoding RICIN domain-containing protein: MTPGDAPLRLPPRTRRFAAIAAALVAAVVATGLTVANSSDATAAISPTGWNTVVSKNSSKCVDARGAATANGTAVQQQACNSSNAQQWQFQPTTNGYVRVNALSNAAQALDVTNVSTADGAPIQLWSYSNGLNQQWLPVEEGDGAYHLVNRNSGKCLDVPGASTADGLQLQQYTCNGTAAQSFRINPVDGTPPTDPPAGQPDFGPNVSIFDPSMSQSSIQNKLNSVFSQQEQNQFGEQRIALLFKPGTYNVSANVGFYTQVAGLGLTPDSVNINGAVHVEADWMPPQNATQNFWRGAEGLTITPPGGLDRWAVSQAASYRRNHLKGNLALDDGGWASGGFMADTLVDGQVRSGSQQQWISRNTNWGSWTGQNWNMVFVGAQNAPAGTFPDPPYTKVAQTPVVREKPYLYVDAAGNYQVFVPALKSNSAGPGWVGGNPAGQSLPISQFYIAKQGDSAATINAQLAAGKDLLFTPGVYRLSDTLRINRANTVVLGLGLATLMPTSGTSSITVADVDGVKLAGLLIDAAPTNSPLLMELGPTGSSANHSANPTSLSDVYFRIGGAAVGKATETLRINSNNVIIDHTWLWRGDHTYGVGWNSNTAATGLVVNGNDVTAYGLFVEHYQKYQTIWNGNGGRTYFYQNEMPYDPPNQGSWMNGSTRGYAAYKVADSVTTHEAWGLGSYCVFNDDPSIVADRAFEVPNKPGVKFHSMVTVSLGGKGTIAHVINNTGGPSNSANNKAQVTSYP; encoded by the coding sequence ATGACTCCAGGAGACGCCCCACTCCGCCTTCCCCCGCGAACCCGCCGGTTCGCCGCGATCGCCGCGGCTCTGGTGGCCGCGGTGGTCGCAACCGGTCTGACCGTTGCGAACTCCTCCGACGCCACCGCCGCCATCTCGCCGACCGGCTGGAACACGGTCGTCAGCAAGAACAGCAGCAAGTGCGTCGACGCCCGCGGAGCCGCCACCGCCAACGGCACGGCCGTCCAGCAGCAGGCGTGCAACAGCAGCAACGCCCAGCAGTGGCAGTTCCAGCCGACGACCAACGGGTACGTCCGCGTCAACGCGCTCAGCAACGCGGCGCAGGCGCTCGACGTCACCAACGTCTCCACCGCTGACGGCGCGCCGATCCAGCTGTGGTCCTACAGCAACGGGCTCAACCAGCAGTGGCTGCCGGTCGAGGAAGGCGACGGCGCGTACCACCTCGTCAACCGCAACAGCGGCAAGTGCCTCGACGTACCGGGTGCCTCGACCGCTGACGGACTCCAGCTGCAGCAGTACACCTGCAACGGGACCGCTGCCCAATCGTTCAGGATCAACCCCGTGGACGGCACTCCCCCGACCGACCCGCCCGCGGGTCAGCCCGACTTCGGCCCGAACGTGTCGATCTTCGACCCGTCGATGTCGCAGAGCAGCATCCAGAACAAGCTCAACTCGGTCTTCAGCCAGCAGGAGCAGAACCAGTTCGGCGAGCAGCGGATCGCGCTGCTGTTCAAGCCCGGTACCTACAACGTGAGCGCGAACGTCGGCTTCTACACCCAGGTCGCCGGCCTCGGCCTGACGCCGGACAGCGTCAACATCAACGGCGCGGTGCACGTCGAGGCCGATTGGATGCCGCCGCAGAACGCGACCCAGAACTTCTGGCGCGGCGCCGAGGGCCTGACCATCACCCCGCCTGGTGGGCTCGACCGCTGGGCGGTTTCGCAGGCAGCGTCGTACCGGCGCAACCACCTCAAGGGCAACCTCGCCCTGGACGACGGCGGCTGGGCCAGCGGTGGCTTCATGGCCGACACGCTGGTCGACGGGCAGGTCCGCTCCGGCAGCCAGCAGCAGTGGATCTCCCGGAACACCAACTGGGGCAGCTGGACCGGCCAGAACTGGAACATGGTCTTCGTCGGCGCGCAGAACGCACCGGCCGGTACCTTCCCGGACCCGCCGTACACCAAGGTCGCACAGACCCCGGTGGTCCGCGAGAAGCCCTACCTGTACGTCGATGCCGCGGGCAACTACCAGGTCTTCGTCCCGGCCCTGAAGTCGAACTCGGCCGGCCCCGGCTGGGTCGGCGGCAACCCGGCCGGCCAGTCGCTGCCGATCAGCCAGTTCTACATCGCCAAGCAGGGCGACTCCGCGGCGACGATCAACGCGCAGCTTGCCGCCGGCAAGGATCTGCTGTTCACCCCGGGCGTCTACCGGCTCAGTGACACGCTGCGGATCAACCGCGCCAACACCGTCGTACTGGGTCTCGGACTCGCGACGCTGATGCCGACCAGCGGGACCTCCTCCATCACCGTCGCCGATGTCGACGGCGTGAAGCTCGCCGGCCTGCTGATCGACGCGGCGCCGACCAACTCGCCGCTGCTGATGGAGCTCGGCCCGACCGGCTCGTCGGCCAACCACTCGGCGAACCCGACCTCGCTGAGCGACGTGTACTTCCGGATCGGCGGCGCGGCCGTCGGCAAGGCGACCGAGACGCTGCGGATCAACAGCAACAACGTGATCATCGACCACACCTGGCTGTGGCGTGGTGACCACACCTACGGCGTCGGCTGGAACTCGAACACCGCGGCCACCGGTTTGGTTGTCAACGGCAACGACGTGACGGCGTACGGGTTGTTCGTCGAGCACTACCAGAAGTACCAGACGATCTGGAACGGGAACGGGGGCCGGACGTACTTCTACCAGAACGAGATGCCGTACGACCCGCCGAACCAGGGGTCGTGGATGAACGGCTCGACCCGCGGCTATGCGGCGTACAAGGTGGCCGACTCGGTCACCACCCACGAGGCGTGGGGGCTGGGCAGCTACTGCGTCTTCAACGACGATCCGAGCATCGTGGCGGACCGGGCCTTCGAAGTACCGAACAAGCCAGGCGTGAAGTTCCACAGCATGGTGACGGTCTCCCTCGGCGGCAAGGGCACCATCGCCCACGTCATCAACAACACCGGCGGCCCCTCCAACTCCGCCAACAACAAGGCGCAGGTAACCAGTTACCCCTAA
- a CDS encoding peptidoglycan recognition protein family protein → MVDYLPRSAWGARAPKPGPGNLLASRVRGVAIHWPGTGTTTPIHSMAAVASALRGWQAFHMDDRGWSDIAYQVAVDQSGRAWTLRGLREQSGANGDVAVNQQYGAILLVLVTGEQPTAAMKATTRAVVADFRRLYSRGTAIVPHSAIRPDPTDCPGPAARAAITRGDFNPSGSPEDEMTPAQMQELKNFIEARTQAYALWVQKQLSRQVEEVGKKYALDIKNYERQMDGPDAARAAAAVWATQPKPTDNPTDPTDPTDPTDPADPTDPADPADPVDPADPTDQGDPKDPNDLPLDPFPPLPPQAASTPASPAAPTPEN, encoded by the coding sequence ATGGTCGACTACCTCCCACGTTCCGCGTGGGGTGCCCGAGCGCCCAAACCAGGGCCTGGCAACCTGCTCGCCTCGCGGGTGCGGGGCGTCGCGATCCACTGGCCCGGGACCGGTACGACGACGCCCATCCACAGCATGGCCGCGGTCGCGTCGGCGTTGCGCGGCTGGCAGGCGTTCCACATGGACGATCGCGGCTGGTCCGACATCGCCTACCAGGTCGCCGTCGACCAGTCCGGCCGGGCCTGGACGCTGCGCGGCCTGCGGGAGCAGTCCGGCGCCAACGGCGATGTCGCCGTCAACCAGCAGTACGGCGCGATCCTGCTGGTGCTCGTCACCGGCGAGCAGCCGACGGCCGCGATGAAGGCGACGACCCGTGCCGTCGTCGCCGACTTCCGCCGGCTGTACTCCCGCGGTACGGCGATCGTGCCGCACTCCGCGATCCGCCCCGACCCGACCGACTGCCCAGGACCGGCGGCACGCGCCGCCATCACCCGCGGGGACTTCAACCCCAGCGGCTCACCGGAGGACGAGATGACTCCCGCCCAGATGCAGGAACTGAAGAACTTCATCGAGGCCCGCACCCAGGCCTATGCGCTCTGGGTCCAGAAGCAACTGTCCCGCCAGGTCGAGGAGGTGGGCAAGAAGTACGCCCTCGACATCAAGAACTACGAGCGGCAGATGGACGGCCCCGACGCCGCCCGGGCCGCGGCCGCCGTCTGGGCCACCCAGCCCAAGCCCACCGATAACCCCACCGACCCAACGGATCCCACGGACCCGACAGACCCCGCCGACCCCACGGACCCGGCCGACCCCGCGGATCCCGTCGACCCGGCGGATCCCACCGACCAGGGCGACCCGAAGGACCCGAACGACCTCCCGCTCGACCCCTTCCCGCCGTTGCCACCCCAGGCCGCCAGTACGCCGGCCAGCCCGGCCGCACCCACCCCGGAGAACTGA
- a CDS encoding RDD family protein produces the protein MASSAQSGAGPTGDFRYPGNRLGLPESGQGSVAGWGRRLAALFVDWLVAGLIASAVVGKPIWAGGNDFNTAQLVIFFAMSAILVGLAGSTIGHRLLGLRVIRTTPGGEGYAAQVGLLGGALRTLLLCLVLPAVVFDKDHRGLHDLAAGTIVVRR, from the coding sequence ATGGCATCATCTGCGCAATCCGGGGCAGGACCCACCGGAGATTTCCGATATCCGGGCAATCGGCTGGGTCTGCCCGAGTCCGGTCAGGGCTCCGTCGCGGGCTGGGGCCGCCGCCTCGCCGCCCTGTTCGTCGACTGGCTGGTGGCCGGTCTGATCGCCTCCGCGGTGGTCGGCAAACCCATCTGGGCCGGGGGCAACGACTTCAACACCGCACAGCTGGTGATCTTCTTCGCCATGTCAGCGATCCTGGTCGGCCTGGCCGGATCCACCATCGGCCACCGCCTGCTGGGCCTGCGGGTGATCCGTACCACGCCCGGCGGCGAGGGCTACGCCGCCCAGGTAGGCCTGCTGGGCGGCGCGCTCCGTACTCTCCTGCTCTGCTTGGTACTTCCGGCCGTCGTCTTCGACAAGGACCACCGCGGCCTGCACGACCTGGCCGCCGGCACGATCGTCGTACGCCGCTAG